A portion of the Hypanus sabinus isolate sHypSab1 chromosome X2 unlocalized genomic scaffold, sHypSab1.hap1 SUPER_X2_unloc_25, whole genome shotgun sequence genome contains these proteins:
- the LOC132385824 gene encoding probable G-protein coupled receptor 139, protein MFKTFAILVRVPQTQTNPRVHTLEENDNMNLLAIVILSRGKCGLSTCTTRYLVAMAAADLLTIFTAVILGRIKSYYFRWSFLSITPVCSVIDVLSFTATHCSVWFTVAFTFDRFVAICCQKLKTKYCTGKTAAVVLTTIGALFYLENVPRYFTRQPGVIIDNDL, encoded by the exons ATGTTCAAGACTTTTGCCATCTTGGTTAGAGTCCCCCAAACACAAACTAATCCAAGAGTTCATACTCTCGAGGAGAATgataaca tgaatttattggcgattgtgatcctgtctcggggaaagtgcggcctctctacctgcaccactcgctacctggtggccatggcagcggcggatctactgaccattttCACCGCGGTCATTCTGGGGCGAATCAAATCCTATTACTTCAGGTGGAGTTTTCTgagcatcactcctgtgtgcagtgttatcgatgtactgagcttcacagccacacactgttctgtctggttcaccgtcgctttcacctttgaccggtttgtcgccatttgctgtcagaagctgaaaacaaaatattgcaccgggaaaactgcggctgtggttctaacaacaatcgGCGCACTGTTCTATCTGGAAAatgttccccgatacttcacacgGCAACCCGGGGTGATCATCGACAATGATCTGTGA
- the LOC132385826 gene encoding zinc finger protein 484-like, with protein MSFTCADCGKGFPRSSSLLTHQRVHTGEKPFTCSDCGKGFTQSSQLRRHQSLHTGEKPFACSDCGKGFTWSSELKIHQRTHTGERPFTCSDCGKGFIRSSQLKVHQRVHTGERPFTCSVCGKGFTQSSVLKVHQRIHTGERPFTCSDCGKKFTDSSRLQAHQRVHTGERPFTCSDCGKAFTRSSQVMVHQRIHTGERQFSCSECGKRFIHLSDLQVHQRVHTGERPFTCSDCGKAFTRSVELKSHQRIHTGERLFICSDCGKGFIRSYQLKVHQRVHTGETV; from the coding sequence atgtCGTTCACCTGCgctgattgtgggaagggattccctcGGTCATCcagcctactgacacaccagcgagttcacactggtgagaagccgttcacctgctcagactgtgggaagggattcactcagtcatcgcaACTGCGGAGACACCAGtcacttcacactggggagaagccattcgcctgctcagactgtgggaagggattcacttggtcatctgaactgaagatacatcagcgaactcacactggggagaggccattcacctgttcagactgtgggaaagggtttattcggtcatctcaactgaaggtacatcagcgagttcacactggggagaggccgttcacctgctcagtctgtgggaaaggattcactcagtcttctgtactgaaggtgcatcagagaattcacactggggagaggccgttcacctgctcagactgtgggaagaaattcactGACTCATCCAGGCTACAGGCccaccagcgagttcatactggagagaggccgttcacctgttcagactgtgggaaggcatttactcggtcatctcaaGTGATGGTACATCAGcggattcacactggggagaggcaattttcctgctctgaatgtgggaagagatttattcatttatctgacctgcaggtgcaccagcgagtccacactggagagaggccgttcacctgctcagactgtgggaaggcatttactCGGTCAGTTGAACTGAAgtcacatcagcgaattcacactggggagaggctgttcatctgctcagactgtgggaaagggtttattcggtcatatcaactgaaggtgcatcaacgagttcacactggggaaactgTTTAA